In Legionellales bacterium, the DNA window GCTCATTGTTGATAGTCGAAAAAATTCTTTTGTTGAAGTTAGGTTTCTACTTTGTTCAACCCAACTTTGTATCTTCAAAATAGTATATAAAGGAATAGTTATGAGTTATGAGTTATGAGTTATGTTCTTCTCATCTGTAATTGTAACTTCATATCTAATGCAGCAGCAATTCTCACTAAAGTTTCTAATGAAGGAATAAATGCACTATTACCACTTTCAATACGGGAAATAACCGATTGAGATGTTCCAATCTTTTTAGCTAACTCTGATTGAGTTAAATGCACTGTTTTTCTAGCCTCCACAATCATTTCAGCAATGTTATTGATAATTTGCTCACGCGCGTAATATTCGGCAAACTCCGAATCTGTTTTTAATTTTTTATCAATATAATCAGTTAATGTAAGTGCTTTCATTTTTAAATACCTCCAGCATACGCTTTTCTGCTGTCTCAATTTCTTTTTTGGGCGCTTTTTGTGATTTGCGAGTTCAAACAATAAGTGCAATATTGCATAGTTTACTACTTTCTATTTTCGATTTTCCCATCACCCATCCTGCTTAATTTTTTTAGTTTTGGTTAACGCCAAATAATTATCTGAACTCACCACACTACGGCCTAATTCTTTTTCTGTTTCAATGCGAGCATTGCCGGCAACGCGTCCGCCACGTTTGGCTACATTTTTATTTGCTGACATGCCTTGAGGTTTTTCTTGTTGTGAAATTTCTGTGGTTACTTTTTCCCCTAGCATCGTAAAAATTAATTCTAGATCTGTCATGTGATCGCGCAAATTGGTTTTGGATTGTTTCGGTAATTTTTTATAGTCTCGATATTCACTGGGCGTCATGCCAAACGTGGCTTTGGAAATTTCTGCGGTTAAAATCGCATAATCTTTTTCATGGGTAATGCCTCGCTCTTGCCATTCATCCGTTAAATTTTGGCGAATGGCGATGCCACGTAAGCGTTTATCGATCCAGTCTTTGGGATAGCCTTTTTGTTCATAAAGTTGTTTCATGCGTTCTTGCGCGAGTTCTGGATTTTCAATTTCTTGAATGCGCTCGTAACCCACTTTGGCAAGCCAACGTTTAAAGGGTTCGGCTTTGGGAGATGGGATCGATTGAATTATGCGTAATAAGGTTTCGGTGTTAGCGCAGTCCGTTTCTCGTAATTTCCCATCCGGTGCTGGCATTTTCAACTGTACGATTTTTTCGTACAGTTCAGAAAAGCCTTCTTTACTGACCAATTGACGCTTAATGTCCGACCAATAACGACGCGGATTAGAACTTTCAGAGAGCACGCTAACGATATCGATAATCGAAAAATACCATTCTTCTTGATAGTATTGCCGACGAATATTTTTTTCATTAAAAACCACTAATTGCTGCTGATTCATATTAACCTCCGGCTTCTTTATTCATAAACGTTCACTCGCTTTAAATTTTCACAAATACGCTGATTCACTGGCTTTTCTTGTTATTATGCAATAAGTGCTATCGACAAAATGTATTCATCATCGCCTTCAGCCAGCTCCAAATAATCGCAAAATTAAATAAAACACAATAGCTAAGGCAGAAGCGGCAGGGAGTGTTATGATCCAGGAGAATAAAATATTGCGGATTACAGTGAGGTTCAGTGCGCCAATGCCGCGGGCTAAACCCACGCCAAATACGGCACCCACTAAGGTTTGAGTAGCAGAAACGGGAATACCTGTGCCGGTGGAAATGACCACGGTGGTGGCGGCGGCGATGGTTGCAGCAAATGCGCGAGAAGGTGTTAGTGCAGTAATGCCGGTGCCAACGGTTTGAATAACTTTTTTTCCATACATGAGTAAACCCAAAACGACACCCGTGCAACCTAAGAGAATCACCCAAGCTTCCCCAATCACATGTGTGTTTACTAAACGTCCGCCATGACTGACAATATTAACAATGGCCACCACGGGGCCTGTGGCAATGGCGACATCATTCGAACCATGCGCAAATACCATGGCGCAGGCGGTAAATGCCATTAAAATGCCAAAGACTTTTTCAATGTAAACATAACGCGGATGATGTTTGTGACTGGGCTTAATTTTGATGCGACTAATAATCCATAAACCTAGGAGGGTAATTAACACACTACATAAAATAGTGATAATAATTTCGGAACCTAGATGAATATCGTATCCAAAATGACGCAATCCTTTAATGATGACCATGATGGAAAGAACGATCCCAATTAAAAATAAATAAATGGGAACGGCGCGACGCAAGGCACGCACAGGCCTTGGTTTAGATAAAATTAAACTTTGAATGGATCGAAATAAAAAATACGCGACGATGCCTGCAATTAACGGTGAGCTTACCCAACTGATGGCAATATAAATGACTTTCTGCCAGTGAATGGCGTTGACACCTAATACAATAGCACCAAAACCGACTAACGCTCCCACAATGGCATTGGTGATAGATACCGGCAAGCCTAAAAAACTGGCGAGCAACATACAAACCGTCCCCGACATTAATACGGCGAGCATGCCATAAATTAATAAATGGGGTTGTTGAATTAAAATATCGCTTTGACTATTGATGATCCCCGTGCGAATGGTGGCAGTGACATTCGCGCCACCAAAAAATGCCCCAGCAAATTCAAAAATAATGGCAATGAGCATGGCTTGGCGAACAGAAATCGCTTTTGATCCCATGGTGGTGCTCATGATATTGGCTAAATCATTTGCCCCCACACCCCACGTCATCACCAAACCTAAAATTCCTGCGGCAAGAATATAAACTAAAAAATGTTCCATAACGCTCCAAAATTAAATGAATTATTAACGTGCCAGTAACAGTAGCAATTGTCCTCCAACATTTTCCGCGCGATCGGCTAAATCTCCTGTCCATTCGATGAGTTTATATAAAAAAATTACTGTCACGGGATTTAATGTATCTTCTTGAGCAAATAAAATTTTGCGAATTTCAATTTGCATTTCATCGGTATCGTGTTCGATTTGGTGAAGTTCTACGATCATTTCTTCCACCAGTTTAACTTCAATTCCTTTAAAACCGGTTTCTAATAATTCATCCAATTCATTAATTGCTTTATGGGCTTGTGCTGCGGCATCGATACAGCGCGCTAAAAATTGTTGATATAATTTTTTGAGATTATCGGGCAATAATAATTTGCGTCCAACTACAATTCCGGTGATATCTTTAGCGCGATTCGCCAAGCGATCTTGCATGGATAATACTTCTAATAAATCGGTGCGTGGTACGGGTAAAAATAATCCTTTGGGTAAATGCAAACGAATATCTTTTTTCATATCGTCTGCTTCTTTTTCTAATTTAGAAATTTCATCGCGAATATGGGAAGCATTTTCCCAGTCTCCAGCAAAAACTGCATTAAAAAAAGGAATTAAGTGTTGCGCACATTTAAAAGCCGTGCTCATGTGCTTTTGCAATGGTTTGATGGGTGAGCGCCCGAACAGATTTAGCATTGGTGATTTCATCTTACCCCCTCCGAGTAATGGCGGCTATTATGGCAATATCTCCCTGGATTTGTAAACCATCAATTTTGCACTGTTATCGACTTGAAGTTAGTATTGAATTTCTCGAGCAATCCGCTACAATGCCGATTTGCGATATTAGGAATATAACTATGCCATTGGAAGTTGAAATTAAGCTCAGTATCAAACCGGATCAAATCGCTCGTTTTAAAACTCTAGAATCCCTCTCTCGCGCTTATCATCATGAAATTTTAGAATTGCACTCCGATTATTACGACACCAACGATCATTTTCTACGTCGACATGGCTTTGTCTTGCGAATTCGCCAAGAAAATGGGCGTTTTATGCAAACCATTAAAACCACCGAAGCCAGTCATAATGGCATGCATGAACGACACGAATGGGAAATCGAGTTGAATGAAAACCAACCTAATTTTTCTCAATTACCGCATGATTACTTAAAAACCTTAATTTTTGATCATGGTTTAGAAAAACAGATCCAACCCTTATTCGCCACAGTATTTACTCGTGAAAATTGGTGTATCGAGTTTCAAAGTAATACCACCATTCAAGTGTCGTTAGA includes these proteins:
- a CDS encoding helix-turn-helix transcriptional regulator encodes the protein MKALTLTDYIDKKLKTDSEFAEYYAREQIINNIAEMIVEARKTVHLTQSELAKKIGTSQSVISRIESGNSAFIPSLETLVRIAAALDMKLQLQMRRT
- a CDS encoding Bro-N domain-containing protein, with amino-acid sequence MNQQQLVVFNEKNIRRQYYQEEWYFSIIDIVSVLSESSNPRRYWSDIKRQLVSKEGFSELYEKIVQLKMPAPDGKLRETDCANTETLLRIIQSIPSPKAEPFKRWLAKVGYERIQEIENPELAQERMKQLYEQKGYPKDWIDKRLRGIAIRQNLTDEWQERGITHEKDYAILTAEISKATFGMTPSEYRDYKKLPKQSKTNLRDHMTDLELIFTMLGEKVTTEISQQEKPQGMSANKNVAKRGGRVAGNARIETEKELGRSVVSSDNYLALTKTKKIKQDG
- a CDS encoding inorganic phosphate transporter; translation: MEHFLVYILAAGILGLVMTWGVGANDLANIMSTTMGSKAISVRQAMLIAIIFEFAGAFFGGANVTATIRTGIINSQSDILIQQPHLLIYGMLAVLMSGTVCMLLASFLGLPVSITNAIVGALVGFGAIVLGVNAIHWQKVIYIAISWVSSPLIAGIVAYFLFRSIQSLILSKPRPVRALRRAVPIYLFLIGIVLSIMVIIKGLRHFGYDIHLGSEIIITILCSVLITLLGLWIISRIKIKPSHKHHPRYVYIEKVFGILMAFTACAMVFAHGSNDVAIATGPVVAIVNIVSHGGRLVNTHVIGEAWVILLGCTGVVLGLLMYGKKVIQTVGTGITALTPSRAFAATIAAATTVVISTGTGIPVSATQTLVGAVFGVGLARGIGALNLTVIRNILFSWIITLPAASALAIVFYLILRLFGAG
- a CDS encoding TIGR00153 family protein; this encodes MKSPMLNLFGRSPIKPLQKHMSTAFKCAQHLIPFFNAVFAGDWENASHIRDEISKLEKEADDMKKDIRLHLPKGLFLPVPRTDLLEVLSMQDRLANRAKDITGIVVGRKLLLPDNLKKLYQQFLARCIDAAAQAHKAINELDELLETGFKGIEVKLVEEMIVELHQIEHDTDEMQIEIRKILFAQEDTLNPVTVIFLYKLIEWTGDLADRAENVGGQLLLLLAR
- a CDS encoding CYTH domain-containing protein — translated: MPLEVEIKLSIKPDQIARFKTLESLSRAYHHEILELHSDYYDTNDHFLRRHGFVLRIRQENGRFMQTIKTTEASHNGMHERHEWEIELNENQPNFSQLPHDYLKTLIFDHGLEKQIQPLFATVFTRENWCIEFQSNTTIQVSLDQGYVKAAQTRFPICEVELELIQGEKTELQQFAEQLRHNLNLRPTDSTKAGRGYRITKEQALAEGFLI